One region of Mucilaginibacter sp. 14171R-50 genomic DNA includes:
- a CDS encoding TlpA disulfide reductase family protein — MKTLKLFLTLPCALLMHGAFAQTAGHLKLSDETPSVGQKVSFTYNPAGTPLDGKQDVNAVIYFLDNKKNNAAEVNLTKAGQELKGEFTVPADTKTLFFKLSSGDAIDDNVEKGYVYMVYDSDNKPVAGAYAMKAYTLGSGMGNYFTKLKTDAPMAIDLYKKEFELYPQSEQDYGLNYMAMIAGMKDPASQELVKNKLAAWSNSGKEKDMMMASSLYSMLRKKSSADSLTAVITAKFPNGEAAQNAARMAINEERDAVKKEALYNAYLAKYPENDKSAATLDNIRSQIASAYLNANNTAKYNEWAAKVKNKAPLAMALNNVAWNMAEKGEHLDEAAAFSKQSLDILDADLKNGGSGMYMTAKQMSDNNRATYRNNADTYAFILYKQGKFPEALKYQSAVYEGMAYQDAEINEHYAMILNANGQYAKAKEVAEKSIVAGKSSEGLKNQLATAYAKVKGSDAGYADYLAGLDKQKSAIAREKLAKQMINTPAPAFALKDFDGKEVSLASLKGKVVVVDFWATWCGPCKASFPGMQMAVNKFKDNPNVKFLFIDTWENGDNYLPGVKKFIADNKYTFHVLIDEKNEQGRQAKVVTQFNVSGIPTKFVIDKDGNIRFKYVGYSGSSEAVLDEVTDMVEMTTNPDAVASAPKVSMVK; from the coding sequence ATGAAAACACTTAAACTTTTTTTAACATTACCCTGTGCGTTGCTTATGCATGGTGCGTTTGCGCAAACCGCAGGCCACCTCAAATTATCTGATGAAACACCATCAGTAGGGCAGAAGGTAAGTTTTACTTATAACCCCGCTGGCACACCGCTTGACGGGAAGCAAGATGTAAATGCTGTTATTTACTTTTTAGACAATAAAAAGAATAACGCCGCAGAAGTTAACCTGACTAAAGCAGGCCAGGAACTAAAAGGCGAGTTTACCGTACCGGCAGATACAAAAACATTGTTTTTTAAGCTCAGCAGCGGTGACGCTATTGATGATAATGTTGAAAAGGGATACGTGTATATGGTTTACGACAGTGATAATAAACCGGTTGCTGGTGCTTACGCCATGAAAGCCTATACTTTAGGCAGCGGGATGGGTAATTACTTTACCAAGCTAAAAACCGACGCCCCAATGGCCATTGACCTGTATAAGAAAGAGTTTGAATTATACCCCCAAAGCGAACAGGACTACGGTCTGAACTATATGGCAATGATTGCCGGCATGAAAGACCCGGCAAGCCAGGAGCTGGTTAAGAATAAATTGGCGGCATGGTCGAACAGCGGCAAGGAAAAAGATATGATGATGGCTTCGAGCCTTTACAGCATGCTCAGGAAAAAGAGTTCGGCCGACTCATTGACCGCTGTTATTACCGCGAAATTTCCGAACGGAGAAGCTGCCCAAAATGCGGCGCGGATGGCGATTAATGAAGAACGGGATGCGGTAAAAAAGGAAGCGCTTTATAATGCTTACCTGGCCAAGTATCCTGAGAACGATAAAAGCGCTGCAACGCTTGACAATATAAGGTCACAAATCGCATCTGCATATCTAAACGCAAATAATACCGCAAAATATAACGAGTGGGCGGCAAAGGTTAAAAATAAGGCGCCGTTGGCTATGGCACTGAATAATGTTGCCTGGAACATGGCCGAAAAAGGCGAGCACCTGGACGAAGCGGCGGCATTTTCAAAACAATCTTTAGATATTTTAGACGCAGACCTGAAAAATGGCGGCAGCGGTATGTATATGACGGCTAAGCAAATGAGCGATAATAACCGCGCAACCTACCGGAACAATGCCGATACCTACGCGTTCATTTTATACAAACAGGGTAAATTCCCCGAAGCGTTAAAATACCAAAGTGCGGTTTATGAGGGCATGGCATACCAGGATGCTGAAATTAATGAGCATTATGCCATGATACTAAACGCAAACGGGCAATACGCCAAAGCAAAAGAAGTTGCCGAAAAATCTATTGTTGCCGGCAAAAGCTCGGAAGGTTTGAAAAACCAATTGGCTACAGCCTACGCCAAAGTAAAAGGAAGCGATGCCGGCTATGCCGATTATTTGGCCGGTTTGGATAAGCAAAAATCGGCTATTGCAAGAGAAAAACTGGCCAAGCAAATGATCAATACGCCTGCGCCGGCCTTCGCGTTGAAGGATTTTGATGGGAAAGAGGTATCGCTGGCAAGCCTTAAAGGCAAAGTAGTAGTTGTGGATTTTTGGGCAACCTGGTGCGGGCCTTGTAAAGCATCGTTCCCCGGTATGCAAATGGCAGTTAACAAATTTAAAGACAACCCCAACGTAAAGTTCCTGTTTATTGATACCTGGGAAAACGGCGATAATTATCTGCCCGGAGTTAAAAAGTTCATTGCTGATAACAAATATACCTTCCACGTTTTGATAGACGAAAAGAACGAGCAGGGCCGCCAGGCCAAAGTGGTAACTCAGTTTAATGTAAGCGGCATACCTACCAAATTTGTAATTGACAAAGACGGCAATATCCGCTTTAAATACGTGGGTTATTCGGGCTCATCCGAGGCGGTGCTGGACGAAGTTACAGACATGGTTGAGATGACCACCAACCCTGACGCGGTTGCCAGCGCGCCAAAAGTATCTATGGTGAAATAA
- the lepB gene encoding signal peptidase I, whose protein sequence is MKKSLTAVAVIAFVLVCLWYLLKVTYVFAVYKVPTDANKPAIKPGDVIYASRLAEPGLNKFLCFQKPGIPLSIFRCVGLPNDVIEIKTGIVYKNGQPLDEPWVWNEYLINKATLNSIIGYVTVNGHDLYTVNDSTASVAISKNDLRELKLNLQRRVTAKDSVNEMISKAYPGTHYNEDNFGPVKIPANSYFVLGDDRHNAADSRYIGFINKDEIKATVINK, encoded by the coding sequence ATGAAAAAATCACTGACCGCTGTAGCGGTTATAGCTTTTGTACTGGTATGTTTATGGTATTTATTAAAGGTTACTTACGTGTTTGCGGTATACAAGGTACCCACCGATGCCAATAAACCCGCTATTAAACCCGGTGATGTTATCTACGCGTCGCGGCTTGCAGAGCCGGGCCTAAACAAATTTTTGTGTTTCCAAAAGCCGGGCATTCCGTTATCAATATTCAGGTGCGTGGGCTTGCCTAATGACGTGATCGAAATAAAAACGGGAATTGTATATAAGAACGGGCAACCTTTGGACGAGCCTTGGGTGTGGAACGAATACCTGATAAATAAGGCAACGCTGAATAGCATTATAGGTTACGTGACCGTTAATGGCCATGACCTGTACACGGTAAATGACAGCACCGCGAGCGTTGCTATATCTAAAAATGATTTACGCGAACTTAAGCTGAACCTGCAGCGGCGGGTTACAGCAAAAGATTCTGTTAATGAAATGATCTCGAAGGCATACCCTGGCACTCATTATAACGAAGATAATTTTGGGCCGGTAAAAATACCCGCTAACAGTTATTTTGTACTTGGTGATGACAGGCACAACGCGGCCGACTCCCGGTATATCGGTTTTATAAATAAGGATGAAATAAAGGCAACGGTTATTAATAAGTAA
- a CDS encoding TIGR00730 family Rossman fold protein — translation MTGEEKIRQAFENKNWQEIKVTDSWQIFKIMAEFVDGFEKLAKIGPCVSIFGSARTKTDNPYYKLAEDTARLLTERGYGVISGGGPGIMEAANKGAYEAGGKSVGLNIELPFEQFHNKYIDRDKILEFDYFFIRKVMFMKYSQGFIVLPGGFGTMDESFEAITLIQTGKIARFPIVFVGVDYWSGLFKWVEERMLKEEHNISAEDLNLYRVVDTAEEATEHIFRFYDKYVLKPNF, via the coding sequence ATGACTGGTGAAGAAAAAATAAGACAAGCATTCGAGAACAAGAACTGGCAGGAAATAAAAGTTACTGACTCCTGGCAGATATTTAAAATTATGGCCGAATTTGTTGACGGCTTTGAGAAACTGGCCAAGATAGGCCCCTGTGTATCTATTTTTGGGTCGGCACGTACCAAAACCGACAACCCTTACTACAAACTGGCCGAAGATACCGCCCGTTTACTTACCGAGCGCGGCTACGGTGTTATATCGGGTGGCGGCCCCGGTATTATGGAAGCGGCCAACAAAGGCGCCTACGAGGCGGGCGGTAAATCTGTAGGGTTAAATATCGAGTTGCCTTTTGAACAATTCCATAACAAATATATCGACAGGGATAAGATCCTGGAATTTGACTACTTCTTTATCCGTAAGGTAATGTTCATGAAGTATTCGCAAGGGTTTATTGTTTTACCGGGTGGGTTTGGCACCATGGACGAATCATTTGAAGCGATAACACTGATACAAACCGGCAAGATAGCCCGGTTCCCGATAGTTTTTGTGGGTGTTGACTATTGGAGCGGCCTGTTTAAATGGGTAGAGGAACGTATGCTTAAAGAAGAACACAACATCAGCGCAGAGGACTTGAACCTTTACCGCGTGGTAGATACTGCTGAAGAAGCTACAGAGCATATTTTCCGTTTCTACGACAAGTATGTGTTAAAGCCGAACTTTTAA
- a CDS encoding sodium:solute symporter, which produces MSPGILLSFIIGYFLVLMVISYLTSRKSSDNDTFFVANRNSKWYLVAFGMIGTALSGVTFISVPGKVGAPSGDQFAYFQFVLGNAAGFIVIATVLLPLYYRMKLTSIYSYIEHTLGTWSYKTAAGIFLLSRTIGSAFRLYLVVIVLQKFIFDSYGVPFAATVLICLVLIWSYTFKGGLKTIIITDSLQTLFLVSSVFLSIYFICRSLDYSLFEAADAIKNSSYSKIFFFNDFLSSHLNFSKEFLGGLFITVGMTGLDQDLMQKNLSLKNIKEAQKNMFSFTGVFVVINIFFLSVGALLYLYAQRNGISVEKTDYLYPTIALKYLGIIPAMVFMLGLTAATFATTDSALTALTTSFCVDFLNFNKRGDTNSKKMVNVRHYVHVAFSGLMFLTIILFNALNNDAVVTAIFKVASYTYGPLLGLYSFGLFMSRRQVADKLVPFICLISPAVCYFLSTESKNLLGGYVFDNELIIVNGLITFIGLWLTSHAKVGKTISAKAA; this is translated from the coding sequence ATGTCTCCCGGAATACTACTTTCGTTTATAATAGGCTACTTTTTGGTGTTAATGGTGATTTCTTACCTCACCTCCAGGAAATCGTCTGATAACGACACCTTTTTTGTGGCCAACCGCAACTCTAAATGGTACCTGGTAGCGTTTGGGATGATAGGAACCGCCCTTAGCGGTGTAACGTTCATATCGGTACCCGGCAAAGTTGGCGCCCCAAGTGGCGACCAATTTGCATATTTTCAGTTTGTGCTGGGTAACGCGGCAGGGTTTATTGTTATTGCCACGGTATTGCTTCCGCTATACTACCGTATGAAGCTCACATCAATTTACAGCTACATAGAGCATACTTTAGGTACCTGGAGCTATAAAACCGCAGCGGGCATATTTTTGTTGAGCCGCACTATCGGCTCTGCGTTCAGGCTTTACCTGGTGGTAATTGTGTTACAAAAGTTCATCTTCGATAGCTACGGCGTGCCATTTGCAGCTACGGTGCTGATATGTTTAGTGCTCATCTGGTCTTACACGTTCAAAGGCGGCTTAAAAACCATTATCATAACCGATAGCCTGCAAACTCTGTTCCTGGTATCATCGGTATTCCTGTCAATCTATTTCATTTGCCGCAGCCTTGATTACAGCCTGTTTGAAGCTGCAGACGCGATAAAAAACAGCAGCTATTCTAAAATATTTTTCTTTAACGATTTCCTGAGCAGCCACTTAAATTTTAGCAAAGAGTTTTTAGGCGGGTTGTTTATTACCGTAGGCATGACCGGCCTTGACCAGGACCTGATGCAGAAAAACCTGAGCCTTAAAAACATTAAAGAAGCGCAAAAAAACATGTTCAGTTTTACAGGCGTGTTTGTGGTTATCAATATCTTTTTTTTAAGCGTAGGCGCTTTGCTTTACCTGTATGCCCAGCGCAACGGCATCTCGGTAGAAAAAACCGATTACCTGTACCCCACTATCGCGCTAAAATATCTGGGCATTATACCGGCTATGGTTTTCATGCTTGGTTTAACCGCCGCTACATTTGCCACAACCGATTCGGCACTAACAGCGCTAACTACCTCTTTTTGTGTCGACTTTTTAAACTTTAACAAGCGTGGCGATACGAACAGTAAAAAAATGGTGAACGTTCGGCATTACGTGCATGTGGCATTCTCGGGACTAATGTTCCTAACTATTATCCTGTTTAACGCTTTAAATAACGATGCGGTGGTAACGGCTATTTTCAAGGTCGCCTCGTACACTTACGGGCCGCTGCTGGGGTTATACAGCTTTGGGTTGTTTATGAGCCGCAGGCAGGTTGCAGACAAGTTGGTACCATTTATTTGCCTCATATCCCCGGCGGTGTGTTACTTCCTGAGTACCGAATCAAAAAACCTATTGGGCGGCTATGTATTTGACAACGAGTTGATCATTGTAAACGGGCTCATTACCTTTATTGGCCTGTGGCTCACCTCGCATGCAAAAGTCGGGAAGACCATAAGTGCGAAAGCAGCATAA
- the trpA gene encoding tryptophan synthase subunit alpha: MNRLNQLFATKKDNLLSIYFTAGYPELNTTVDIAEALEKAGADFLEIGFPYSDPVADGPTIQHSSQTALDNGMNLNVLFEQLKQLRSRVTMPVLLMGYVNPIVQYGVERFCKAAAKAGVDGVIVPDLPMYEYEMLYSNHFEDNGLSNIFLVTPQTSAERIRKIDELSNSFIYLLSSSSITGGNLQLTDSIEGYYSRIKAMELKNPTIIGFGISDNRSFSKACEYANGAIVGSAFVKLLGQDGYMQKIQAFISSIKS; the protein is encoded by the coding sequence ATGAACCGCTTGAACCAGCTTTTTGCCACAAAAAAAGACAACCTGCTTTCTATATATTTTACAGCCGGCTACCCTGAACTGAACACGACGGTTGATATAGCGGAAGCATTGGAGAAAGCCGGCGCGGATTTTCTGGAGATAGGTTTCCCATATTCAGACCCGGTTGCCGACGGGCCTACCATTCAGCACAGTTCGCAAACGGCGTTAGATAACGGCATGAATTTGAACGTGTTGTTTGAGCAGCTAAAACAACTGCGCAGCCGTGTAACCATGCCGGTTTTGTTAATGGGTTATGTTAACCCCATTGTGCAATACGGCGTTGAACGGTTTTGCAAAGCCGCAGCCAAAGCAGGGGTAGACGGTGTAATAGTGCCAGACCTGCCGATGTACGAGTACGAAATGCTGTACAGCAACCACTTTGAAGACAATGGGCTGAGCAACATCTTCCTGGTAACGCCGCAAACATCGGCCGAGCGGATACGCAAGATAGACGAATTGAGCAATAGCTTTATTTATTTACTTTCATCATCATCTATAACAGGCGGTAACCTGCAGCTTACTGATAGTATTGAAGGGTATTACAGTCGCATTAAGGCGATGGAACTGAAGAATCCGACCATTATCGGTTTTGGCATCTCAGATAACCGATCGTTCAGCAAAGCCTGCGAATATGCAAACGGGGCCATTGTTGGCAGCGCTTTTGTAAAATTGCTTGGGCAGGATGGTTACATGCAGAAGATCCAGGCGTTTATCAGCAGTATTAAATCCTGA
- the nhaA gene encoding Na+/H+ antiporter NhaA encodes MISNLKQFAEFIRSYATGGAILIACVIISLAIANTGFNDSFSNLLSIQLGPYTSLAWINDGLMAIFFLLVGLEIKDEVLNGELSDRHSATLPVFAAIGGMLVPAGIYALVNLNTATSAGWGIPMATDIAFVVAIISVIKSRVPQSLQVFIKALAIVDDLGAILVIAIFYSAGLHTTYLLLALAMFIMQLLFNRFNVRYIAAYLIPGAFMWYFIHHSGIHATVAGVLTAMAIPHSVKRNYSPLKKLIHLLENPVNFIIIPIFALANSNINITESLSMGNIINPLSAGILFGLLLGKPIGITLFSWLAVKLKLSKLAPGVKWAQVWGIGQLAGIGFTMSIFMALLSFADTALQGQAKFTILITSLLAATMGYVVMLQIRNKTGRKA; translated from the coding sequence TTGATCAGTAACCTTAAACAATTTGCCGAATTTATACGCTCTTACGCCACAGGTGGTGCTATTCTTATTGCCTGTGTAATTATATCGCTTGCTATTGCCAACACCGGGTTTAACGATAGCTTCAGCAATTTGCTTAGCATCCAGCTTGGCCCCTACACCTCATTGGCCTGGATAAACGATGGATTAATGGCCATATTTTTTTTGCTGGTTGGGCTGGAGATAAAAGACGAAGTTTTAAACGGCGAATTATCCGACAGGCATTCGGCCACACTACCCGTGTTTGCAGCCATTGGCGGTATGCTTGTACCAGCCGGCATCTATGCGCTTGTAAACCTGAACACGGCAACATCCGCCGGCTGGGGTATCCCTATGGCTACTGATATTGCCTTTGTAGTGGCAATTATCAGCGTTATAAAATCACGCGTACCGCAGTCCTTACAGGTATTTATAAAAGCATTGGCTATAGTCGACGATCTGGGGGCTATACTGGTTATCGCTATATTTTATTCGGCCGGCCTGCACACCACCTATTTGCTGTTAGCGTTAGCGATGTTTATAATGCAGCTGCTATTTAACCGCTTTAACGTGCGTTACATAGCGGCATATCTTATACCCGGCGCGTTTATGTGGTATTTTATCCATCATAGCGGTATACACGCTACTGTTGCGGGGGTGCTTACAGCAATGGCTATCCCGCATAGTGTAAAACGGAATTACTCGCCCCTAAAAAAACTCATCCACCTGCTCGAAAACCCGGTGAATTTTATCATCATCCCCATATTTGCGTTAGCAAATTCAAACATCAACATTACGGAAAGCCTGTCTATGGGTAACATCATCAATCCGTTGTCGGCTGGAATACTTTTTGGTTTGCTGTTAGGAAAGCCAATAGGCATCACGTTATTTAGCTGGCTGGCTGTAAAGCTCAAACTATCAAAACTTGCCCCGGGCGTAAAATGGGCGCAGGTATGGGGTATTGGTCAACTGGCGGGGATAGGCTTCACTATGTCGATATTTATGGCGCTGCTTTCATTTGCAGATACCGCACTGCAAGGCCAGGCTAAGTTTACCATATTAATTACCTCTTTGTTGGCGGCAACAATGGGTTATGTTGTTATGCTTCAGATCAGAAACAAAACCGGGCGAAAGGCGTAA
- a CDS encoding L-threonylcarbamoyladenylate synthase — MLIKIYPENPNEKAIEQAVDVLRKGGIIIYPTDTVYGLGCDITNQKAIERICKIRNIKPEKANFSFICYDLSHISDYIKPIDNATFRVLKKALPGPFTFIFNASHAVPKLLSSNKKTVGIRVPDNNIAREIVKALGNPILSTSIHDEDDIIEYSTDPELIHEKYEDMVDLVIDGGYGDNIPSTVIDCTSGEFEVIREGKGDLQEYL, encoded by the coding sequence ATGTTAATCAAGATCTACCCGGAAAACCCAAACGAAAAAGCAATAGAACAGGCCGTTGATGTATTGCGCAAAGGGGGCATTATCATCTACCCTACCGATACCGTTTATGGGCTTGGGTGCGATATTACCAACCAAAAGGCTATTGAGCGGATCTGTAAGATCAGGAACATCAAACCCGAAAAAGCAAACTTCTCATTTATCTGTTACGACCTTAGCCACATATCAGATTATATAAAACCCATTGATAACGCAACCTTCAGGGTGTTGAAAAAAGCGCTGCCGGGTCCGTTCACTTTTATATTTAACGCAAGCCACGCGGTGCCCAAGCTTTTAAGCAGCAATAAAAAAACGGTAGGTATACGTGTACCTGATAATAACATTGCCCGCGAAATTGTGAAGGCATTGGGCAACCCTATCCTTTCCACATCAATACATGATGAAGACGATATCATTGAATATTCTACCGACCCCGAACTGATACATGAAAAGTACGAGGATATGGTAGATCTTGTTATTGATGGCGGCTATGGCGACAATATACCCTCGACGGTGATAGACTGCACATCGGGCGAGTTTGAGGTTATTCGCGAAGGCAAAGGCGACCTGCAAGAATATTTATAA
- a CDS encoding YceI family protein yields MATTKWVLDPTHSEVQFKVKHLVISTVTGSFKTFEGSLETDNEDFTDAKVEFSLDVDSIDTTQSQRDEHLKSADFFDAATHPKITFKSTSFTKDGDDYKLNGLLTIKDVTKPITLNVEHGGIAGDFYGNTKAGFEVSGKINRKEFGLTWDGVTEAGSIVVGEDIKLIANVQFAKQA; encoded by the coding sequence ATGGCAACAACTAAATGGGTATTAGACCCAACACACTCAGAAGTACAATTTAAAGTAAAACACCTTGTAATATCTACCGTAACCGGCTCTTTTAAAACCTTTGAAGGTTCGTTAGAGACTGATAACGAAGACTTTACGGATGCTAAAGTTGAGTTTTCGTTAGATGTGGATAGTATTGACACCACTCAATCGCAACGCGATGAGCACTTAAAAAGCGCAGACTTTTTTGATGCGGCTACCCATCCTAAAATTACCTTTAAATCTACATCGTTCACTAAGGATGGTGATGATTATAAATTAAACGGACTTTTGACCATAAAAGATGTGACTAAACCTATAACACTTAATGTTGAGCATGGTGGCATAGCAGGTGACTTTTATGGCAACACCAAAGCGGGTTTTGAAGTGAGCGGCAAAATAAACCGTAAAGAGTTCGGCCTTACCTGGGACGGCGTAACCGAAGCAGGTTCTATTGTTGTAGGCGAAGACATTAAATTGATAGCAAACGTGCAGTTTGCAAAACAAGCGTAA
- the sucC gene encoding ADP-forming succinate--CoA ligase subunit beta, with protein MNIHEYQGKAILKSFGVRVQEGIVADTPEEAVAAAQKMKEDFGSDWTVIKAQIHAGGRGKGGGVKLSKNAEQVKEIAGKIIGMQLVTPQTGPEGKLVKKVLVAQDVYYPGESETKEFYISVLLDRAKGRNIIMYSTEGGMDIEEVAHSTPELIHKEEIDPKVGLQGFQARKIAFNLGLSGEAFKDMVKFVTALYKAYDATDSSQFEINPVLKTSDNKILAVDAKVNLDDNALFRHPDYAALRDTDEEDPTEVEASKSNLNYVKLDGNVGCMVNGAGLAMATMDIIKLAGGEPANFLDVGGTANAQTVKAGFNIILSDPNVKAILINIFGGIVRCDRVAQGVIDAYKEIGNIPVPIIVRLQGTNAKEAKELIDNSGLQVYSAILLKEAADRVKEVLAL; from the coding sequence ATGAACATTCACGAATATCAGGGCAAAGCGATCTTAAAAAGCTTTGGCGTACGAGTACAGGAGGGCATAGTTGCAGATACACCTGAAGAGGCTGTTGCTGCCGCTCAGAAAATGAAGGAAGACTTTGGGTCGGACTGGACAGTAATAAAAGCACAGATACACGCAGGTGGCCGCGGTAAAGGCGGTGGTGTTAAGCTGTCCAAGAATGCCGAACAGGTTAAAGAAATTGCAGGCAAAATTATCGGCATGCAACTGGTTACACCGCAAACCGGCCCCGAAGGTAAATTGGTAAAGAAAGTTTTGGTTGCACAGGATGTTTATTATCCGGGCGAAAGCGAAACAAAAGAGTTTTATATAAGCGTACTGCTCGACCGTGCTAAAGGACGTAATATCATTATGTACAGCACCGAAGGCGGTATGGATATCGAAGAGGTGGCGCACTCTACCCCGGAACTTATCCATAAGGAAGAAATTGACCCTAAGGTTGGTTTGCAGGGTTTCCAGGCCCGTAAGATAGCGTTTAACCTGGGCCTGTCGGGCGAGGCGTTTAAGGATATGGTAAAATTTGTCACTGCTTTATACAAAGCTTATGACGCTACCGACTCCTCTCAGTTTGAAATAAACCCGGTATTAAAAACATCTGATAACAAAATTTTAGCGGTTGATGCCAAGGTTAATCTTGATGATAACGCGTTGTTCCGCCACCCGGATTACGCTGCCCTGCGCGATACCGACGAAGAAGACCCTACCGAGGTTGAAGCAAGCAAAAGCAACCTTAATTATGTAAAACTTGATGGTAACGTAGGCTGTATGGTTAACGGTGCCGGTTTGGCAATGGCAACCATGGATATCATTAAACTTGCAGGCGGTGAACCTGCCAACTTCCTTGACGTAGGTGGTACCGCCAACGCGCAAACAGTGAAAGCCGGTTTTAACATTATCCTTTCAGACCCTAATGTTAAGGCTATTCTGATCAATATATTTGGCGGCATTGTACGCTGCGATCGTGTTGCACAGGGCGTAATTGATGCTTATAAAGAGATAGGCAATATCCCGGTTCCAATTATTGTACGCTTACAGGGTACTAATGCCAAAGAAGCAAAGGAACTTATCGATAATTCGGGCCTGCAGGTTTATTCAGCTATTTTGCTGAAAGAAGCTGCCGACCGCGTTAAAGAAGTTTTAGCGCTATAA
- a CDS encoding ABC transporter ATP-binding protein yields the protein MLKAQSINKSYGKLHILKGVDLEVKRGEIVTIVGASGAGKSSLLNILGTLDSPDSGRIFIDNVEVSKLNNKNLSAFRNKKIGFIFQFHHLLVEFNALENVCIPAFIAGVSRADAEKKATELLQMLGLGDRIHHKPAELSGGEQQRVAVARALINDPALIFADEPSGNLDSKNALELHELFIKLRNDFNQTFIIVTHNQDLSDMSDRTILMKDGLILNNL from the coding sequence ATGCTTAAAGCGCAATCTATAAATAAATCATACGGCAAACTTCATATCCTTAAAGGCGTTGATCTGGAAGTTAAGCGCGGCGAAATTGTGACCATAGTAGGCGCGTCAGGAGCGGGCAAAAGCTCCTTGCTTAATATACTGGGGACTTTGGACAGCCCGGATTCGGGGCGGATATTTATCGATAACGTTGAAGTTAGTAAGCTCAATAATAAAAACTTAAGCGCTTTTCGCAACAAAAAGATAGGTTTTATATTCCAGTTTCATCATTTACTGGTAGAGTTTAACGCGCTCGAGAATGTTTGCATCCCGGCTTTTATTGCGGGTGTGTCACGCGCCGATGCCGAAAAAAAAGCGACTGAACTATTACAGATGCTTGGCCTGGGCGACAGGATACATCACAAACCAGCCGAACTATCCGGCGGCGAGCAGCAGCGTGTGGCGGTGGCGCGGGCGCTAATTAACGATCCGGCGCTGATATTTGCCGACGAACCCTCAGGTAACCTCGATTCTAAAAACGCGCTTGAACTGCACGAGCTGTTTATTAAGCTGCGTAACGATTTTAACCAAACCTTTATCATTGTAACCCATAACCAGGACCTGTCTGACATGAGCGACCGCACCATATTAATGAAAGATGGGCTAATTTTAAACAATTTATAA
- a CDS encoding HAD family hydrolase, producing the protein MAALTYNDIDPRKKAFIFELDDVLYPAKDYYYQIYYLFANLLEYTELNSAARTTELMINTYNEKGEGKVFDEIAARLNIDEKYRKNLEIMLLTSRLPLKLLLYKNMLSFMQEVVLDRKKLFIVTNGAAQQQLNKLRQIEWHGLEPYLTCYFTEESVPKPEPDVLHLLMKEHNLERRDLIMIEGSETDRLCAEACGIDYVNVSEIIN; encoded by the coding sequence ATGGCAGCCTTAACGTATAACGACATAGACCCGCGCAAAAAGGCGTTTATCTTTGAACTTGACGATGTGCTGTACCCGGCTAAAGATTATTACTACCAGATTTATTACCTGTTTGCCAACCTGTTGGAGTACACCGAATTAAATAGCGCGGCCAGGACAACCGAGTTAATGATAAATACGTATAATGAAAAAGGGGAGGGGAAAGTGTTTGATGAAATTGCCGCCAGGTTAAATATAGATGAGAAGTACAGAAAAAACCTGGAAATAATGCTGCTAACATCGCGCCTGCCGCTAAAATTGTTGCTTTATAAAAATATGCTTAGCTTTATGCAGGAAGTGGTTTTAGACCGTAAAAAGCTTTTTATAGTTACCAACGGTGCCGCGCAGCAACAGCTAAATAAGCTCAGGCAAATTGAATGGCATGGTTTAGAACCGTATTTAACATGCTATTTTACTGAAGAAAGCGTGCCTAAACCCGAACCGGACGTATTACATTTATTGATGAAAGAGCATAATTTGGAACGACGCGACCTGATAATGATAGAAGGTTCAGAGACAGACAGGTTATGTGCCGAAGCCTGCGGGATTGATTATGTAAACGTCAGCGAAATAATAAATTAA